The following proteins are encoded in a genomic region of Sorangiineae bacterium MSr12523:
- a CDS encoding phosphopantetheine-binding protein, whose protein sequence is MLRVFMAESTIRTQIKQLIVRELNLEGKDPASIQDEAPLFGEGLGLDSLDALQLAMSIEETFGVRIPEGDEARPIFRSVASLAEYIVRSQAAQDGVSGGDPSAIPAT, encoded by the coding sequence ATGCTGCGCGTCTTCATGGCAGAGTCGACTATCCGGACCCAGATTAAACAGCTTATCGTTCGCGAGCTCAACCTGGAGGGCAAAGATCCGGCAAGCATCCAGGACGAGGCGCCGCTTTTCGGGGAAGGGCTGGGGCTGGACTCGCTGGATGCCTTGCAGCTCGCCATGAGCATCGAAGAGACCTTTGGCGTGCGCATCCCGGAAGGGGACGAGGCGCGCCCCATTTTCCGCTCCGTTGCGTCGCTGGCCGAGTACATCGTGCGCTCCCAGGCCGCGCAGGACGGCGTTTCCGGTGGCGATCCCAGCGCCATCCCGGCAACCTAA
- a CDS encoding enoyl-CoA hydratase/isomerase family protein, with amino-acid sequence MGTLVHYATDKGVAFLTLTDPPVNAYTYEMFKELDAAILEARFDDDVHVIVLTGHGEKYFCAGANINMLREADESFKYYFCLHANETLCRLEQTPKLVIAALNGHAVGGGLEVALACDLRVARTGPFLVGLPEVNLGVLPGTGGTQRLARLIGRSKAIEMMAEGQNVPFEEGVRLGIINKYWECTKIEDFRRKVDEYAHEFTPPHKAAFAVGRIKRSVQSGLEMSLLEGLAFERELQAELFASSDAKEGLTAYTAKRKPSFKAR; translated from the coding sequence ATGGGCACACTCGTCCACTACGCTACCGACAAAGGCGTCGCATTCCTGACGCTCACCGATCCACCGGTGAACGCCTACACCTATGAAATGTTCAAGGAGCTCGACGCCGCCATTTTGGAGGCGCGCTTCGACGACGACGTGCACGTCATCGTGCTCACCGGCCACGGCGAGAAGTACTTTTGCGCCGGCGCGAACATCAACATGCTTCGCGAGGCCGACGAGAGCTTCAAATACTATTTCTGCCTGCACGCCAACGAGACGCTCTGCAGGCTCGAGCAGACGCCGAAGCTGGTCATCGCCGCGCTCAACGGTCACGCGGTGGGCGGCGGGCTCGAAGTTGCCCTCGCCTGCGATCTGCGCGTGGCGCGCACGGGCCCCTTTCTCGTGGGCCTTCCCGAGGTAAACCTCGGCGTGCTCCCGGGCACGGGCGGCACGCAGCGCCTTGCGCGCCTCATCGGCCGCTCCAAAGCCATCGAGATGATGGCCGAGGGCCAGAACGTACCCTTCGAGGAGGGCGTGCGCCTGGGCATCATCAACAAATACTGGGAGTGCACGAAAATCGAAGACTTCCGCCGCAAGGTCGACGAGTACGCCCACGAATTCACCCCGCCGCACAAGGCGGCGTTCGCCGTGGGCCGCATCAAGCGCAGCGTGCAGAGCGGCCTCGAAATGAGCCTGCTCGAGGGACTCGCCTTCGAACGCGAGCTGCAGGCGGAGCTTTTCGCGAGCTCCGACGCCAAAGAAGGGCTCACCGCTTATACTGCCAAGCGGAAGCCCTCCTTCAAAGCGCGATGA
- a CDS encoding DUF362 domain-containing protein has product MSAASVHDDGGGAKVAEAEKIDVARWRARNRARLHAPVPVTVLEGGSARELGERICQAAAPMRPPETPVLLKPNLGGFDWFKDPKKSGGDDGLRGRITDPEFVRGVIRCLRGRGHTRITVAEGWGATHADWERLIDVSGYKKMTDEEHVPLVAMDDDGVFDVEGSQPGKAIGLTGMENTHVPTLMVPKILAEHLDHGLFLSLPKIKAHRFAVFSMGIKCMQGTVMLSDKAPVFRQKWRMHRELNPWLEAKKRGTETREAYVSALETFAERITDVLEIEAPDAVLAEGAPAMAGDGFQTLVPSPKSFAIGGENPILVDRVGAQLLGFWDRADLARELGGHRTSPLLEVAAKKFDVDLASPAVKGDGAALFSAARKAPFSAMAGFTLAEDADEAKPEAPEGKPEAHAVQGTPVIDGKLDDAIWKQAPEVSFDTDYSGASTGVVTRVRFAWSNEALYAAYRLESMEPNTDTSRPIEVEREGLYQENCVELFLAPDPKNPRRYAEIELGPHGHYFDILTWTEGEKKQTRKWDTKWSGNLRMATSRDPVIKSAIIEVAIAAPEIVAALSAGARLPLGIFRMEGKEKPRRYLAFSPARTKTPNFHVPEAFGTLVIDP; this is encoded by the coding sequence GTGTCGGCGGCGTCGGTGCACGACGACGGCGGGGGCGCGAAGGTGGCGGAGGCCGAGAAGATCGATGTGGCGCGGTGGCGTGCGCGCAACCGCGCGCGCCTGCATGCTCCGGTCCCCGTCACCGTGCTCGAAGGTGGAAGCGCCCGTGAGCTCGGGGAGCGCATCTGCCAGGCCGCCGCACCGATGCGCCCTCCGGAGACGCCGGTCTTGCTCAAGCCCAACTTGGGCGGCTTCGATTGGTTCAAGGACCCGAAAAAGAGCGGCGGCGACGACGGTCTGCGCGGGCGCATCACAGATCCGGAGTTCGTGCGCGGCGTCATTCGCTGCCTGCGCGGGCGCGGGCACACCCGCATCACCGTGGCCGAAGGGTGGGGCGCCACCCACGCGGACTGGGAGCGCCTGATCGACGTTTCTGGCTACAAGAAGATGACCGACGAAGAGCACGTGCCGCTCGTGGCCATGGACGACGATGGCGTCTTCGACGTGGAAGGCTCGCAGCCGGGAAAGGCCATCGGTCTTACCGGGATGGAGAACACCCACGTTCCCACGCTGATGGTCCCGAAGATCCTCGCCGAGCACCTCGATCACGGGCTTTTCCTCTCGCTTCCCAAGATAAAGGCCCATCGATTCGCCGTGTTTTCGATGGGCATCAAATGCATGCAGGGCACAGTGATGCTTTCGGACAAGGCGCCGGTCTTCCGGCAGAAGTGGCGCATGCACCGCGAGCTCAATCCGTGGCTCGAAGCGAAAAAGCGCGGCACGGAGACGCGGGAAGCCTACGTGTCCGCGCTGGAAACCTTCGCCGAGCGCATCACCGACGTACTCGAGATCGAGGCGCCGGACGCGGTGCTCGCGGAGGGCGCACCGGCCATGGCGGGCGATGGCTTCCAGACGCTCGTGCCGAGCCCGAAGAGCTTCGCCATCGGCGGGGAGAATCCCATTTTGGTCGATCGCGTGGGGGCGCAGCTGCTCGGCTTCTGGGACCGAGCCGATCTGGCGCGGGAGCTCGGCGGGCATCGCACGTCGCCGCTGCTGGAGGTGGCCGCGAAGAAGTTCGACGTGGACCTCGCATCGCCCGCGGTGAAGGGCGATGGCGCGGCTCTTTTCAGCGCGGCCCGAAAAGCGCCGTTCAGCGCGATGGCTGGCTTCACGCTGGCGGAGGATGCGGACGAGGCGAAGCCCGAGGCACCGGAAGGGAAGCCGGAGGCGCATGCCGTCCAGGGCACGCCGGTGATCGACGGAAAGCTCGACGATGCCATTTGGAAGCAGGCGCCGGAGGTCTCGTTCGACACGGATTACTCGGGCGCATCGACAGGGGTGGTGACGCGCGTGCGCTTCGCCTGGTCGAACGAGGCGCTGTATGCCGCTTACCGGCTCGAGTCGATGGAGCCGAACACCGACACGTCGCGCCCCATCGAGGTGGAGCGGGAAGGGCTCTACCAAGAAAACTGCGTGGAGCTTTTCCTGGCGCCCGATCCCAAGAACCCAAGGCGCTATGCGGAAATCGAATTAGGGCCTCATGGCCACTACTTCGATATTTTGACGTGGACCGAAGGCGAAAAGAAACAAACGAGAAAGTGGGATACGAAATGGTCGGGCAACCTGCGTATGGCCACCAGCCGCGATCCTGTCATTAAGAGTGCCATCATCGAAGTTGCGATTGCCGCACCGGAAATCGTCGCCGCCCTCTCGGCGGGCGCCCGTTTGCCCCTCGGGATCTTTCGCATGGAGGGCAAAGAAAAGCCGCGTCGCTATTTGGCCTTCAGCCCCGCGCGAACGAAGACTCCGAATTTCCACGTGCCGGAGGCTTTTGGCACCTTGGTGATCGATCCGTGA
- a CDS encoding cupin domain-containing protein: protein MRHTADYWIRHLQLEPHPEGGAYRQTYRAALTVRKDALPEGFAGDRSAATQIYFLLRNGEYSAFHRIQSDEIWHFYAGDALLVHEIGEDGKLHTHTLGADPERGESFQSVVGARSWFSSELKEGGEFALVGCTVAPGFDFADFEIAKKDTLARAFPAHIELISRLSHE, encoded by the coding sequence ATGAGGCACACGGCGGATTACTGGATTCGGCACTTGCAGCTCGAGCCCCACCCGGAAGGTGGCGCGTATCGTCAGACCTATCGAGCGGCGCTGACCGTACGAAAGGACGCCCTGCCCGAAGGCTTCGCCGGCGACCGCAGTGCGGCGACACAGATTTATTTTTTACTTCGTAATGGCGAATACTCTGCATTTCACCGGATTCAATCCGACGAGATCTGGCACTTCTATGCGGGCGATGCGTTGTTGGTGCACGAGATTGGCGAAGATGGAAAGCTGCACACGCACACGCTCGGCGCCGATCCGGAACGCGGTGAGTCGTTTCAGTCCGTGGTCGGCGCGCGGAGTTGGTTCAGCTCCGAGCTGAAGGAGGGCGGCGAATTCGCATTGGTGGGCTGCACCGTGGCTCCCGGCTTCGATTTTGCGGATTTCGAGATCGCCAAGAAGGACACGCTGGCGCGCGCCTTTCCCGCGCACATCGAGCTGATTTCCAGGCTGTCGCACGAGTGA
- a CDS encoding aldehyde dehydrogenase family protein translates to MTTLDVDNPYTLESACTVPLADEKRVNETLDRARAAARAWKETSLDERKALAEKAIVAMEKAADTIPQDISRMMGKPLSQAQGELRGMADRARFMLSIAESSLSDIVLPPKDGFERRIVKEPLGVVLDLPAWNYPLLTAVNVVVPAVLAGNSVIVKHSPRTPLSGGHFARAFEAAGAPPHLVQALDCDHPTSERIVGDPRVDHVVFTGSIYGGHRIAQAAAGKFMHVGFELGGNDPAYVAADCDFEKTVESVVDGAIYNAGQSCCAVERVYVHRSLYSRFVEACDALVSAYVLGDPMAPETTLGPIAQPNHAAELEALVEDARGLGARIVRGGRATRVNGKGRFFQATLVADVPRTAKLMTAESFGPILPICAVDSDEEALERMNDSQLGLTASVWTTDRERAARLSRKLEFGTVYMNRCDALDPALPWIGVKQSGRGHSLSALGFDQLTRPKAIHFRLKF, encoded by the coding sequence ATGACCACCCTCGACGTCGACAACCCGTACACCCTCGAATCTGCCTGCACGGTACCGCTTGCAGACGAAAAGCGCGTCAATGAAACGCTGGACCGGGCGCGTGCGGCCGCGCGCGCTTGGAAGGAAACCTCGCTCGACGAGCGCAAAGCCCTGGCGGAGAAAGCCATCGTCGCCATGGAGAAGGCGGCGGACACCATCCCGCAGGACATCTCGCGCATGATGGGCAAGCCGCTCTCGCAGGCCCAAGGCGAGCTGCGCGGCATGGCGGACCGCGCCCGATTCATGCTCTCGATTGCGGAGAGCTCGCTTTCCGACATCGTGCTGCCACCGAAAGATGGATTCGAGCGGCGCATCGTTAAAGAGCCGCTCGGGGTCGTGCTGGATTTACCTGCGTGGAATTATCCACTCCTCACCGCCGTCAATGTCGTCGTGCCCGCCGTGCTCGCGGGAAATTCAGTCATCGTGAAGCACTCGCCGCGCACACCCCTCTCGGGCGGCCATTTCGCGCGCGCCTTCGAGGCGGCGGGCGCGCCTCCTCACCTGGTGCAGGCGCTCGATTGCGATCATCCCACGAGCGAACGCATCGTCGGAGACCCGAGGGTGGACCACGTCGTGTTCACCGGCTCCATTTATGGCGGACATCGAATCGCTCAGGCTGCTGCTGGCAAATTCATGCACGTAGGATTCGAATTAGGCGGCAATGATCCGGCGTACGTCGCCGCGGATTGCGATTTTGAAAAGACGGTGGAATCGGTGGTCGATGGCGCCATCTACAATGCCGGCCAGAGTTGCTGCGCCGTCGAGCGCGTTTACGTGCATCGCTCCCTTTATTCGCGATTCGTCGAAGCGTGTGATGCCCTGGTAAGTGCCTACGTACTCGGCGATCCGATGGCGCCCGAGACCACGTTGGGGCCCATTGCGCAGCCAAATCACGCCGCGGAACTCGAAGCACTGGTCGAAGACGCCCGCGGGCTTGGCGCACGAATCGTGCGCGGTGGACGTGCTACCCGCGTTAACGGCAAAGGTCGATTTTTCCAGGCTACGTTGGTCGCCGACGTTCCGCGAACCGCGAAGTTGATGACGGCGGAATCCTTCGGTCCGATTCTTCCCATTTGCGCGGTGGATTCCGACGAAGAAGCCCTGGAGCGCATGAACGATTCGCAATTGGGCCTCACGGCGAGCGTCTGGACGACCGATCGCGAACGCGCCGCACGTTTGTCACGCAAACTTGAATTCGGGACGGTTTACATGAACAGGTGCGACGCTCTCGACCCAGCGCTACCGTGGATCGGTGTGAAGCAATCAGGACGCGGACACAGCTTGAGCGCGCTCGGTTTCGATCAACTGACGCGGCCGAAAGCGATTCATTTTCGCCTGAAATTCTAG
- a CDS encoding CehA/McbA family metallohydrolase, with amino-acid sequence MITHLRWLAFASVAVMPGCSGCRGSKAAPIEHVEARVEPLDKPGTAPRVYGRSGDLVLHGTRDTSITVATAADLPNHRPLRGSILDVGLAGAGPSDPLLWWRAAWVDSGQKLHPLVAADVSTRRCPEGSDGVHIEGDVDAVHLATDLCALADGRYRVKTLATGLPAGATLADDLNPGPVDAVIDRMGAEWQGDVTTRFVALAGYGIGVALEATGMRARSRRVRATGTISPAPITLLHEGTEATRLLHVVRGDALDALAALPFATRTATIGLADGRPGFLTVRDNADRLLVSGVLPAGGPRTIKLPDGLGETLTVRDADGVQAPRAVPIAEAASPALVAIASGRVALRFTDGRDAPVPAHVLFRGLEGTPDPAPEVTGRAYAGGRSVYLLDGSGTVHLAPGKYKVTATHGPTYTLSSKEIDVAPGGEQTVADRLTAVVDTHEWTAADFHLHSALSHDSSVSLQARLASLACEGVDLAVATDHNHVTDYEPVARELNLTSQLATVPGVEITSAGARLWGHFNAFPLPPPGNAAPEEVAPPYYEILPKDLFAKARGAGARVVQVNHARMPPNIGYFDLAHLDAATGHADPDFADDFDALEAYNGFWIESPDKVREGARDLVALARRGKRPIATGNSDSHRLLYEEAGYPRTYVHTAAGSASDRAVRTIEAMLTGDTTVSSGPLVVLTVEGKSPGAVVRPNANKEVRVKVRVFAPAWVPVETIEIWRDGEPVQHFTASPAHDGLRFERETIVKGLQDDAVILAWAEARTPLGDVLPNPDARAIGFSGLVYVDANGDGRVNVPGKR; translated from the coding sequence ATGATCACGCATCTTCGCTGGCTGGCCTTTGCTTCCGTGGCGGTGATGCCCGGCTGCAGCGGCTGCCGGGGATCCAAGGCCGCGCCGATCGAGCACGTCGAGGCGCGGGTGGAGCCGCTCGACAAGCCGGGAACGGCACCGCGCGTGTACGGACGGAGCGGCGATCTCGTTCTTCACGGTACCCGCGACACGTCGATCACGGTGGCGACGGCGGCGGACCTTCCCAACCATCGCCCGCTGCGCGGATCGATCCTCGACGTGGGACTCGCGGGGGCGGGCCCGTCGGATCCGCTCTTGTGGTGGCGCGCCGCATGGGTCGATTCCGGGCAGAAGCTGCACCCGCTCGTGGCGGCGGACGTGAGCACCCGAAGGTGCCCGGAGGGCAGCGATGGCGTGCACATCGAGGGCGACGTGGACGCCGTTCATCTCGCGACGGATCTTTGCGCGCTCGCGGACGGGCGCTACCGCGTGAAAACATTGGCGACGGGACTGCCGGCCGGTGCCACCCTGGCGGACGATTTGAACCCGGGCCCGGTCGACGCGGTGATCGATCGGATGGGGGCCGAGTGGCAGGGCGACGTGACCACGCGCTTCGTGGCGCTCGCCGGGTATGGCATCGGTGTCGCGCTGGAAGCGACCGGAATGCGCGCGCGTAGCCGGCGCGTCCGGGCCACGGGGACGATCTCTCCCGCGCCCATCACGTTGCTCCATGAAGGTACGGAGGCGACACGGCTCCTCCATGTGGTGCGCGGGGATGCATTGGACGCCCTGGCCGCCCTTCCCTTCGCAACGCGCACCGCCACCATCGGGCTCGCCGATGGGCGCCCAGGATTTCTCACGGTGCGCGACAACGCCGACCGACTCCTCGTCAGCGGTGTCCTCCCCGCGGGCGGGCCGCGCACGATCAAGCTGCCCGATGGGCTCGGAGAGACGCTCACCGTGCGCGATGCCGATGGCGTGCAGGCGCCACGCGCAGTGCCCATCGCGGAGGCCGCGTCGCCCGCCCTGGTGGCCATTGCCTCGGGACGCGTGGCGCTGCGCTTCACGGATGGCCGCGACGCGCCCGTGCCGGCCCACGTGCTCTTCCGCGGCCTCGAGGGTACGCCGGATCCTGCGCCCGAGGTGACGGGGCGCGCGTACGCCGGCGGGCGCTCGGTGTACCTGCTCGATGGATCGGGGACGGTGCACCTTGCGCCGGGCAAGTACAAGGTCACGGCGACGCATGGGCCGACGTATACGCTGTCGAGCAAGGAGATCGACGTCGCTCCGGGCGGTGAGCAAACGGTGGCCGATCGCCTGACGGCGGTGGTCGATACGCACGAGTGGACTGCGGCGGACTTCCACTTGCACTCGGCGCTGAGCCACGATTCGTCCGTCTCGCTCCAAGCGAGGCTCGCGAGCCTTGCGTGCGAAGGCGTCGACCTGGCGGTGGCCACGGATCACAACCACGTCACCGATTACGAGCCGGTGGCGCGCGAGTTGAACCTGACCTCGCAGCTTGCCACGGTACCAGGCGTCGAGATCACGTCGGCGGGCGCGCGGCTGTGGGGGCACTTCAACGCCTTTCCCCTGCCACCGCCCGGCAACGCCGCCCCCGAAGAGGTGGCGCCTCCGTATTACGAGATCCTGCCGAAGGATCTCTTCGCCAAGGCACGGGGTGCGGGGGCACGTGTGGTGCAAGTGAACCATGCGCGCATGCCGCCGAACATCGGCTACTTCGATCTCGCGCACCTCGATGCGGCGACGGGGCATGCCGATCCGGACTTCGCGGACGACTTCGATGCGCTGGAGGCGTACAACGGCTTTTGGATCGAGAGCCCCGACAAGGTGCGCGAAGGCGCGCGCGATCTGGTCGCGCTCGCACGGCGCGGCAAGCGCCCCATCGCTACCGGAAACAGCGACTCGCATCGCCTGCTGTACGAGGAGGCGGGCTACCCGCGAACGTACGTGCATACGGCCGCGGGCTCGGCCTCCGATCGCGCCGTGCGCACCATCGAGGCGATGCTCACCGGCGACACGACGGTCAGCTCGGGCCCTTTGGTGGTGCTGACCGTGGAGGGAAAATCACCGGGCGCCGTCGTTCGACCGAACGCGAACAAAGAGGTCCGCGTCAAGGTGCGCGTCTTCGCACCGGCATGGGTACCGGTCGAGACGATCGAGATATGGCGCGACGGCGAACCCGTGCAGCACTTCACCGCGAGTCCCGCGCACGATGGTCTGCGCTTCGAGCGCGAGACGATCGTCAAGGGTCTGCAAGACGATGCCGTGATCCTCGCGTGGGCGGAGGCACGCACGCCGCTCGGTGATGTACTGCCGAACCCCGATGCACGCGCGATCGGTTTTTCCGGCCTCGTCTACGTCGATGCCAACGGCGATGGTCGTGTCAACGTCCCCGGGAAGCGCTGA
- a CDS encoding tetratricopeptide repeat protein produces the protein MLRRMGLVLAVCAWTLGTVSMPSIASAQTGDAAAAQTAFDEGQALMKQRRYAEACAKFQSSHRIDPRPGTALNLADCYEQNGQLASAWARYVEASEMAARENQRERERYAREHAKALLPKLAKLSVKSNGLPSGAVVKRDGVVIDMAMLGSAVPVDAGEHTVDVEIDGRPVWSTSVKVTPATSAEVQVPDKNDPLWATAAPPPSPAKTAERPAPATPAEPAPPPPQGKTWSTQRTLAVVAAGVGAVGLGAGTFFALSASSKWSDAKDGCQPNGCPRDSVDKGDDARSQANVATAAFIVGGLALAGAGVLWFTAPSSERGAGVGVVPMGDVRSGTAGLMAHGRF, from the coding sequence ATGCTTCGGCGCATGGGGTTGGTGCTTGCGGTGTGTGCATGGACGTTGGGCACGGTCTCGATGCCGTCCATTGCCAGCGCGCAGACGGGCGATGCGGCAGCCGCGCAGACGGCGTTCGATGAGGGGCAGGCGCTGATGAAGCAGCGCCGCTATGCCGAGGCATGCGCGAAGTTCCAGAGCAGCCACCGCATCGATCCCAGGCCGGGCACGGCGCTCAACCTGGCCGATTGCTACGAGCAAAACGGACAGCTGGCGAGTGCGTGGGCGCGCTACGTCGAGGCCTCCGAGATGGCCGCACGCGAGAACCAACGCGAGCGCGAACGGTATGCGCGCGAGCATGCGAAGGCGCTTTTGCCCAAGCTGGCGAAGCTTTCGGTCAAGTCGAATGGGCTGCCGTCCGGTGCAGTGGTCAAGCGCGACGGGGTCGTGATCGACATGGCGATGCTCGGCAGCGCGGTGCCGGTCGACGCCGGCGAGCACACGGTGGACGTCGAAATCGATGGAAGGCCGGTGTGGTCGACCAGCGTGAAGGTCACGCCGGCGACGAGCGCCGAGGTGCAGGTCCCCGACAAGAACGATCCTCTTTGGGCGACTGCGGCGCCTCCACCGTCACCGGCCAAGACGGCCGAGCGGCCTGCGCCCGCGACCCCGGCCGAGCCCGCGCCTCCCCCGCCGCAGGGGAAAACGTGGTCGACGCAAAGGACGCTTGCCGTGGTGGCCGCCGGCGTTGGCGCGGTGGGGCTGGGCGCGGGCACGTTCTTCGCGCTCAGTGCGAGTTCGAAGTGGTCCGACGCGAAAGATGGCTGCCAGCCCAACGGCTGCCCGCGCGACAGCGTCGACAAGGGCGACGACGCGCGGAGCCAGGCCAACGTGGCCACGGCGGCGTTCATCGTGGGCGGCTTGGCGCTAGCTGGCGCGGGTGTCCTCTGGTTCACAGCGCCCTCGTCGGAGCGCGGGGCGGGCGTGGGCGTCGTCCCCATGGGGGATGTGCGCAGCGGCACCGCCGGCTTGATGGCGCACGGCCGTTTCTAG
- a CDS encoding serine/threonine protein kinase, whose product MAMQLPNETFPAGTVLLGKYRVERLLGHGGMGMVVAALNMDLGQHVALKFIRTESVHRAALVERFMQEARAASRLRSEHVARVIDVGKLETGSPYMVMELLEGRDLKTVLAEDGPLPPAVAIDYVLQAIDAVAEAHQLGIVHRDLKPANLFLANRADGERVVKLLDFGISKAQNTLDESGDRLAITGTTAFLGSPAYASPEQCRSPKDVDGRTDIWSLGAILYELMTGQRPFQAQSEAEMVAAVLLQQHVPLRTWMPHVPPVLDEAIARCLRKNPHERFSTVAELAVAIAPFGTGHANRSVERAVRLTGYKLPPNATSFAQTPLTVGMQTQSAVSAVTASGQKRFPWSVAVAILVGVVVALSLVAAVVAVFGKKHDVVPATQVPPPVSSPSPSITVEPPAPPPAPASAQEPSVATSATSAPAASVAKDKTEKAPRPRPQQEPKDLKESVLKSRQ is encoded by the coding sequence ATGGCCATGCAACTGCCGAATGAAACGTTTCCCGCGGGAACCGTCCTCCTCGGGAAGTACCGAGTCGAGCGGTTGCTCGGTCACGGCGGCATGGGCATGGTCGTCGCGGCGCTCAACATGGATCTGGGGCAGCACGTCGCGCTGAAATTCATTCGCACCGAGTCCGTGCACCGCGCGGCCCTGGTCGAGCGGTTCATGCAGGAGGCCCGTGCGGCCAGTCGCTTGCGCAGCGAGCACGTGGCCCGGGTGATCGACGTCGGGAAGCTCGAAACGGGCTCCCCGTACATGGTCATGGAGCTGCTCGAGGGGCGCGACCTCAAGACGGTGCTTGCCGAGGACGGGCCGCTGCCGCCGGCGGTGGCCATCGACTACGTGCTCCAGGCCATCGACGCGGTGGCCGAGGCCCACCAACTCGGGATCGTGCACCGCGATCTCAAGCCGGCGAATCTCTTTTTGGCCAACCGCGCCGATGGCGAGCGCGTGGTCAAGCTGCTCGATTTCGGTATTTCCAAGGCGCAAAACACGTTGGACGAGTCGGGCGATCGCTTGGCCATCACCGGCACGACGGCTTTCTTGGGCTCACCGGCCTATGCCTCCCCGGAGCAATGCCGCTCACCGAAGGACGTCGACGGGCGCACGGACATTTGGTCGCTCGGTGCCATCCTGTACGAGCTGATGACCGGCCAGCGGCCATTCCAGGCCCAGTCCGAGGCGGAGATGGTCGCCGCGGTGCTGTTGCAGCAGCACGTGCCGCTGCGCACGTGGATGCCGCACGTGCCGCCGGTGCTCGACGAGGCCATCGCGCGGTGCCTCCGCAAAAATCCGCACGAGCGCTTTTCCACGGTCGCGGAGCTCGCGGTGGCGATTGCGCCGTTTGGGACGGGGCATGCCAACCGCAGCGTGGAGCGCGCCGTGCGCCTCACGGGCTACAAACTGCCGCCCAACGCGACGTCGTTCGCGCAGACGCCGTTGACGGTCGGGATGCAGACGCAATCCGCCGTGTCGGCCGTCACGGCTTCGGGCCAAAAGCGTTTCCCGTGGTCGGTGGCCGTGGCCATCCTCGTGGGCGTGGTGGTGGCCCTCTCGTTGGTGGCCGCCGTGGTGGCGGTGTTCGGGAAGAAGCACGACGTGGTGCCCGCGACGCAGGTTCCGCCGCCGGTCTCGTCGCCGTCGCCCTCCATCACCGTGGAGCCGCCGGCACCGCCTCCCGCGCCGGCCTCCGCGCAAGAGCCCTCGGTCGCGACAAGCGCGACGAGCGCGCCCGCCGCCTCGGTCGCGAAGGACAAGACCGAAAAGGCGCCGCGTCCCCGCCCGCAGCAAGAGCCGAAGGACCTCAAGGAAAGCGTCCTCAAGTCACGCCAATAG
- a CDS encoding D-glycerate dehydrogenase, with protein MRSEPRIFVSSPLPGRAIEQIQEAGNVVLGKSGVGVRDEEFLEEGASFEALVTLLTDRVDAALLERLPALRLVANVAVGTDNIDLAACAARNVVVTNTPGVLTEATADLAFGLLLAAARRIAEGDRMVRSGGFQGFRFDTLVGAPVHGSTLGIVGFGRIGQAMARRARGFGMHVLYTQRSRLNPNMETALGATYVSMEEVFAQSDIVSLHCPLTDETKNLVSSKRLSTMRPGSILINTARGACVDEAALAAALREGPLGAAGLDVFARESTTSVSIDIELLACKNVVFTPHIASADLATRVAMAETAAKNLVAFFHDGNPPNVVRY; from the coding sequence ATGAGATCCGAGCCGCGCATTTTCGTCAGCAGCCCCCTCCCCGGCCGCGCCATCGAACAGATCCAAGAGGCTGGAAACGTCGTTTTGGGGAAATCAGGTGTCGGTGTACGTGACGAAGAATTCCTCGAGGAAGGGGCTTCTTTCGAGGCGCTCGTCACGTTGTTGACGGATCGGGTCGATGCGGCCCTGCTCGAACGCCTCCCGGCTCTGCGCCTCGTCGCCAATGTGGCCGTTGGTACGGACAACATCGATCTCGCCGCCTGTGCCGCCCGCAATGTGGTGGTCACGAACACACCGGGCGTGCTCACGGAAGCCACGGCCGATCTGGCCTTCGGGCTCCTGCTTGCCGCCGCCCGCCGCATCGCGGAGGGCGATCGCATGGTGCGTTCGGGCGGTTTTCAAGGCTTTCGCTTCGATACCCTGGTCGGCGCCCCGGTGCACGGTTCGACTTTGGGCATCGTGGGGTTCGGGCGGATCGGCCAGGCCATGGCCCGGCGCGCGCGGGGCTTCGGGATGCATGTACTCTACACGCAGCGCTCGCGCCTGAATCCGAACATGGAGACCGCGCTGGGTGCGACCTACGTGTCGATGGAGGAGGTGTTCGCGCAGTCCGACATCGTCTCGCTGCATTGCCCGCTGACCGACGAAACCAAGAACCTCGTGTCCTCGAAGCGTCTTTCGACGATGCGGCCCGGATCCATTCTGATCAACACGGCGCGCGGAGCCTGCGTCGATGAGGCGGCGCTGGCCGCAGCCCTGCGCGAGGGGCCGCTCGGGGCAGCCGGGCTGGACGTGTTCGCCCGCGAAAGCACGACTTCCGTATCGATCGATATAGAATTATTGGCCTGCAAAAACGTGGTGTTCACACCGCACATTGCAAGCGCCGACCTCGCCACCCGCGTGGCCATGGCCGAAACGGCGGCGAAAAACTTGGTCGCGTTCTTCCACGACGGCAATCCGCCGAACGTGGTGCGTTATTGA